Proteins encoded by one window of Massilia sp. NR 4-1:
- a CDS encoding DUF411 domain-containing protein yields MAWSRRDWMLRGAGLAALAALPLARAAKAPVAFEVWKDPRCGCCQDWIAHMEQNGFKAKVYQEGNEAARARLGLAPRYGSCHTALVGGYVVEGHVPASDVLRLLQTKPAALGLAVPGMPVGSPGMDGPAYGGRRDKYDVLLVRKDGASTVFRSVA; encoded by the coding sequence ATGGCTTGGTCGCGACGGGATTGGATGCTGCGGGGCGCCGGTTTGGCGGCATTGGCGGCTTTGCCTTTGGCGCGGGCGGCGAAGGCGCCGGTGGCGTTCGAGGTGTGGAAGGATCCGCGCTGCGGCTGCTGCCAGGATTGGATCGCGCATATGGAGCAGAACGGCTTCAAGGCGAAGGTGTATCAGGAGGGCAATGAGGCGGCGCGCGCCCGTCTCGGCCTGGCGCCGCGCTACGGTTCCTGCCACACGGCGCTGGTGGGCGGCTATGTGGTCGAGGGCCATGTGCCGGCCAGCGATGTGCTGCGGCTGCTGCAGACCAAGCCGGCGGCGCTGGGCCTGGCGGTGCCGGGCATGCCGGTCGGTTCGCCCGGCATGGATGGTCCGGCCTATGGCGGCCGGCGCGATAAGTATGATGTGCTGCTGGTGCGTAAGGACGGCGCCAGCACGGTCTTCCGCAGCGTGGCCTAA
- a CDS encoding alpha/beta fold hydrolase, with translation MTDSNQPVDSRRRNVLMGAAAGAAVAVSTPFAASAAPAAKAKTSANLKGSQHMGTITTRDGVELYYKDWGPRNGQPIVFSHGWPLNSDSWESQMIFLASQGYRCIAHDRRGHGRSSQPWDGNDMDHYADDLAQVIEHLDLKNAVLFGFSTGGGEVVRYIGRHGSKRVAKAGLISAVPPQMLKTANNPGGLPMSVFDGIRAGSLADRAQLYLDIAGGPFFGFNRPGAKVSQGLINSWWAQGMQAGHKNTFDCIKAFSETDFTEDLKKIDVPTLIVHGDDDQIVPIDAAGRAAAKLVKNATLLVYPGAPHGLTDTHKDKLNADMLAFIKN, from the coding sequence ATGACTGACTCGAATCAGCCAGTGGACAGCCGCCGCCGCAACGTTCTGATGGGCGCGGCGGCGGGGGCCGCCGTTGCCGTCAGCACGCCGTTCGCGGCCAGCGCCGCACCGGCCGCCAAGGCCAAGACTTCCGCCAACCTGAAAGGATCACAACATATGGGCACCATCACCACCCGCGACGGCGTTGAACTGTATTACAAGGATTGGGGGCCGCGTAATGGCCAGCCCATCGTCTTCAGCCACGGCTGGCCGCTGAATTCTGACAGCTGGGAATCGCAGATGATCTTCCTGGCGAGCCAGGGTTATCGCTGCATCGCGCACGACCGCCGTGGCCACGGCCGTTCCAGCCAGCCTTGGGATGGCAACGATATGGACCACTACGCCGACGACCTGGCCCAGGTGATCGAGCATCTGGATCTGAAAAACGCGGTGCTGTTCGGCTTCTCCACCGGCGGCGGTGAGGTGGTGCGCTATATCGGCCGCCATGGCAGCAAGCGCGTGGCGAAGGCCGGTCTGATCTCGGCCGTGCCGCCACAGATGCTGAAAACGGCGAACAATCCGGGCGGCCTGCCGATGTCGGTGTTCGACGGCATCCGCGCCGGTTCGCTGGCCGACCGCGCCCAGCTCTATCTGGATATCGCCGGCGGCCCCTTCTTCGGCTTCAACCGTCCCGGCGCGAAAGTGTCGCAGGGCCTGATCAACTCCTGGTGGGCACAAGGCATGCAAGCCGGCCATAAAAACACCTTCGACTGCATCAAGGCTTTCTCGGAAACCGACTTCACCGAAGACCTGAAAAAGATCGACGTACCGACCCTGATCGTGCATGGCGACGATGACCAGATCGTGCCGATCGACGCCGCCGGCCGCGCCGCCGCCAAGCTGGTGAAGAATGCCACCCTGCTGGTCTACCCAGGCGCGCCGCACGGCCTGACCGACACCCACAAGGACAAGCTGAACGCCGATATGCTGGCTTTTATCAAGAACTGA
- a CDS encoding catalase — MNKLLTTAAGAPVADNQNVQTAGPRGPMLLQDVWHLEKLAHFHREVIPERRMHAKGSGAFGTFAVTQDITRFSKAALFSQVGKKTDVFLRFSTVAGERGAADAERDIRGFAVKFYTEQGNWDVVGNNTPVFFMRDPLKFPDLNHAVKRDPRTNLRSAESNWDYWTLLPEALHQVTILMSERGIPASYRHMHGFGSHTFSFINAANERFWVKFHFQCQQGIRNLSDEEAQAVIARDRESSQRDLYESIERGDYPRWKLQVQVMPEADAAGYRFNPFDLTKVWPHQDYPLIEVGVLELNRNPDNYFADVEQAAFTPANVVPGISFSPDRMLQSRLFAYGDAQRYRLGVNHHQIPVNAPKCPFHSYHRDGAMRSDGNHGGAIGYEPNSKGEWQQQPSFAEPPLALQGDAANWNHRADEDYYSQPRALFQLMTQAQRQTLFDNTARALNGVPAHLQQRHIDNCAKADKAYGAGVHAALENQRTLW; from the coding sequence ATGAACAAGCTTTTGACCACGGCAGCCGGCGCGCCGGTTGCCGATAACCAGAACGTGCAGACCGCCGGCCCGCGCGGCCCGATGCTGCTGCAGGATGTCTGGCATCTGGAAAAGCTGGCGCACTTCCACCGCGAGGTGATTCCGGAGCGCCGCATGCACGCCAAGGGTTCCGGCGCTTTCGGCACCTTTGCCGTGACGCAGGACATCACGCGCTTCAGCAAGGCGGCGCTGTTCTCGCAAGTGGGCAAGAAGACGGACGTGTTCCTGCGCTTTTCCACGGTGGCGGGCGAACGCGGCGCAGCCGATGCGGAACGCGATATCCGTGGCTTCGCCGTCAAGTTCTACACCGAGCAAGGCAACTGGGACGTGGTGGGCAATAACACGCCGGTGTTCTTCATGCGCGACCCGCTGAAGTTCCCGGACCTGAATCACGCCGTAAAGCGCGATCCGCGCACCAACCTGCGCAGCGCGGAAAGCAACTGGGACTACTGGACCCTGCTGCCGGAAGCGCTGCATCAGGTGACGATCCTGATGAGCGAACGCGGCATCCCGGCGTCCTACCGCCATATGCACGGTTTCGGCAGCCACACTTTCAGCTTCATCAACGCGGCCAACGAGCGCTTCTGGGTCAAGTTCCATTTCCAGTGCCAGCAAGGCATCCGCAACCTGAGCGACGAGGAGGCGCAGGCCGTCATCGCGCGCGACCGCGAAAGCTCGCAGCGCGATCTGTACGAGAGCATCGAGCGCGGCGACTATCCGCGCTGGAAGCTGCAGGTGCAGGTGATGCCGGAAGCCGATGCGGCCGGCTACCGCTTCAATCCCTTCGATCTGACCAAGGTCTGGCCGCACCAGGACTATCCCCTGATCGAGGTGGGCGTGCTGGAGCTGAACCGCAATCCGGACAACTACTTCGCCGACGTCGAGCAGGCCGCTTTCACGCCGGCCAATGTGGTGCCGGGCATTTCCTTTTCGCCCGACCGCATGCTGCAATCGCGCCTGTTCGCATATGGCGATGCGCAACGCTACCGCCTGGGCGTGAACCATCACCAGATTCCGGTGAACGCGCCGAAGTGCCCCTTCCACAGCTATCACCGCGACGGCGCCATGCGCAGCGACGGCAACCATGGCGGTGCCATCGGCTATGAGCCCAATTCCAAGGGCGAGTGGCAGCAGCAACCTTCGTTTGCCGAGCCGCCGCTGGCCCTGCAGGGCGATGCCGCCAACTGGAACCACCGCGCCGACGAGGACTATTACAGCCAGCCGCGCGCCCTGTTCCAGCTGATGACGCAGGCGCAGCGCCAGACCCTGTTCGACAACACCGCGCGCGCCCTGAACGGCGTGCCGGCACATCTCCAGCAAAGGCATATCGACAACTGCGCCAAGGCCGACAAAGCCTATGGCGCAGGCGTGCACGCCGCGCTGGAGAACCAGCGCACTCTCTGGTAA
- a CDS encoding hydrolase: MTIKATPTPGALLLSPQDHTLIMIDHQSQMAFATHSIDAVSLRNNAALVAHAAAGFKVSAIVTTVAEKSFSGPVFDEIKDAFPGAEITDRTSMNTWEDANVIARVNAIGKKRIVLAGLWTSVCIVGPALSALDQGFEVYVISDACGDVSAEAHESAMQRMIQAGARPMTSLQYLLELQRDWARTDSYELTTGIAKKFGGAYGLGIIYAQTMFHAKEG, encoded by the coding sequence ATGACCATCAAAGCCACCCCTACTCCCGGCGCCCTGCTGCTGTCGCCGCAGGACCACACCCTGATCATGATCGACCACCAGTCGCAGATGGCTTTCGCCACCCATTCGATCGACGCCGTTTCGCTGCGCAACAACGCCGCCCTGGTGGCGCATGCCGCCGCCGGCTTCAAGGTATCGGCCATCGTCACCACCGTGGCCGAGAAGAGCTTCTCCGGCCCGGTCTTCGACGAAATCAAGGATGCGTTTCCGGGTGCTGAAATCACTGACCGCACTTCCATGAACACCTGGGAAGACGCGAATGTGATCGCCCGCGTCAACGCCATCGGCAAGAAACGCATCGTGCTGGCCGGCCTGTGGACTTCGGTCTGCATCGTTGGCCCGGCCCTGTCGGCCCTGGACCAGGGTTTCGAGGTGTACGTGATTTCGGATGCCTGCGGCGACGTCTCGGCCGAAGCCCACGAAAGCGCCATGCAGCGCATGATCCAGGCTGGCGCGCGTCCCATGACCTCGCTGCAGTATCTGCTGGAACTGCAGCGCGACTGGGCGCGCACCGACAGCTATGAGCTGACCACCGGCATCGCCAAGAAATTCGGCGGCGCCTACGGCCTGGGCATCATCTACGCCCAGACCATGTTCCACGCCAAGGAAGGCTGA
- a CDS encoding DUF1427 family protein — protein sequence MKIYIASLAAGLLVGLIYGVLNVRSPAPPVVALIGLLGILLGEQLPPLAKQWFKPQDGQVSWFSEQVKPHCFGELPTADKKDDSKRSA from the coding sequence ATGAAAATTTATATCGCATCCCTCGCCGCCGGCCTGCTGGTGGGTTTAATCTATGGCGTACTGAATGTGCGCTCGCCCGCGCCGCCGGTGGTCGCCCTCATCGGCCTGCTCGGCATCCTGCTGGGCGAACAATTGCCGCCGCTGGCCAAGCAGTGGTTCAAGCCGCAGGACGGCCAGGTTTCCTGGTTCAGTGAACAGGTCAAACCGCATTGCTTCGGCGAGCTGCCGACGGCGGACAAGAAAGACGACAGCAAGCGCTCTGCCTGA
- a CDS encoding amidohydrolase, with amino-acid sequence MNTPSHPDLILYRGQFTTLDRSNPQADAVAIRDGRFTHVGSAQEILALAGPATARIDLQGRRVLPGLIDNHLHIIRGGLNFNMELRWDGVRSLADAMAMLRQQVAITPAPQWVRVVGGFTEHQFVEKRLPTIEELNAVAPDTPVFILHLYDRALLNGAALRAVGYDKNTPEPPGGRILRDSAGNPTGLLLAKPNAAILYATLAKGPKLPPEYQLNSTRHFMRELNRLGVTGAIDAGGGFQNYPEDYQVIQQLSDAGQLTVRLAYNLFTQKPKQEKEDFLNWTSSVKYQQGDDYFRHNGAGEMLTFSAADFEDFREPRPDMPESMEDDLEGVVRILAQNRWPWRMHATYDETISRALDVFERVNQEIPLQGLNWFFDHAETISPESIDRIAALGGGIAVQHRMAYQGEYFVERYGAAVAEATPPVKKILEAGVKVSAGTDATRVASYNPWVSLAWLVSGKTVGGLRLYPQRNCLDRETALRMWTENVTWFSNEEGKKGRIAVGQLADLVVPDRDFFACAESDIADTSSLLTMVGGKVVYAAGPFASHDTPLPPAMPDWSPVRNYGGYGAWGSNGSLSFAGRGAAGHVHNKAAQAAACGCSRQCNVHGHQHATAWTRSLPVADLKSFWGALGCACWAV; translated from the coding sequence ATGAATACTCCCAGCCATCCAGACCTCATCCTCTACCGGGGCCAATTCACCACCCTGGACCGCAGCAATCCCCAGGCCGACGCGGTGGCCATCCGCGACGGCCGCTTTACCCATGTGGGCAGCGCGCAGGAGATCCTGGCGCTGGCCGGTCCCGCCACCGCCAGGATCGACCTGCAGGGACGGCGCGTGCTGCCCGGCCTGATCGACAACCACCTGCACATCATCCGCGGCGGCCTGAATTTCAATATGGAGCTGCGCTGGGACGGCGTGCGCAGCCTGGCCGACGCCATGGCCATGCTGCGCCAGCAGGTCGCCATCACGCCGGCGCCGCAATGGGTGCGCGTGGTGGGCGGCTTCACCGAGCACCAGTTCGTGGAAAAACGCCTGCCGACCATCGAGGAATTGAACGCCGTGGCGCCCGATACGCCGGTCTTCATCCTGCACCTGTATGACCGCGCGCTGCTGAATGGCGCCGCGCTGCGCGCCGTGGGCTACGACAAAAACACGCCGGAGCCGCCGGGCGGCCGGATTCTGCGCGACAGCGCGGGCAATCCGACCGGCCTGCTGCTGGCCAAGCCGAATGCGGCCATCCTCTACGCCACGCTGGCGAAAGGGCCGAAGCTGCCGCCTGAATACCAGCTCAATTCCACGCGCCATTTCATGCGCGAGCTGAACCGCCTGGGCGTGACCGGCGCCATCGATGCGGGCGGCGGCTTCCAGAATTATCCCGAGGATTACCAGGTCATCCAGCAATTGTCCGATGCGGGACAGTTGACCGTGCGCCTGGCCTACAACCTGTTCACGCAGAAACCCAAGCAGGAGAAGGAAGACTTCCTGAACTGGACCTCCAGCGTCAAATACCAGCAGGGCGACGACTACTTCCGCCACAACGGCGCGGGCGAGATGCTGACCTTCTCCGCCGCCGACTTCGAGGACTTCCGCGAACCGCGTCCCGATATGCCGGAATCGATGGAAGACGACCTGGAAGGCGTGGTGCGCATCCTGGCGCAGAACCGCTGGCCGTGGCGCATGCACGCCACCTACGACGAGACCATCAGCCGCGCCCTCGATGTGTTCGAACGCGTCAACCAGGAGATTCCGCTGCAGGGGCTGAACTGGTTCTTCGACCACGCGGAAACCATTTCACCGGAGTCGATCGACCGCATCGCGGCCCTGGGCGGCGGCATCGCCGTGCAGCACCGCATGGCGTATCAGGGCGAGTATTTCGTCGAGCGCTACGGCGCCGCGGTGGCCGAGGCAACGCCGCCGGTGAAGAAGATTCTGGAAGCGGGCGTCAAGGTGTCGGCGGGAACGGATGCCACCCGCGTCGCTTCCTACAATCCCTGGGTGTCGCTGGCCTGGCTGGTCAGCGGCAAGACCGTGGGCGGCCTGCGCCTCTACCCGCAGCGCAATTGCCTGGACCGCGAAACGGCGCTGCGCATGTGGACCGAGAACGTGACCTGGTTCTCCAATGAGGAAGGCAAGAAGGGCCGCATCGCCGTGGGCCAGCTGGCCGACCTGGTTGTGCCCGACCGCGACTTCTTCGCCTGCGCCGAAAGCGATATCGCCGACACGTCCTCGCTGCTGACCATGGTGGGCGGCAAGGTGGTGTATGCCGCCGGCCCCTTCGCCAGCCACGACACGCCACTGCCGCCGGCCATGCCCGACTGGTCGCCGGTGCGCAACTACGGCGGCTATGGCGCCTGGGGCAGCAATGGCAGCCTGTCCTTCGCGGGACGCGGCGCGGCAGGCCATGTACACAACAAGGCCGCGCAGGCAGCGGCTTGCGGCTGCTCGCGCCAGTGCAATGTGCACGGCCACCAGCACGCCACGGCTTGGACGCGCAGCCTGCCCGTGGCCGACCTGAAAAGCTTCTGGGGCGCCCTGGGCTGCGCCTGCTGGGCTGTCTGA
- a CDS encoding DoxX family protein — MKPAPSAHPTRTPPRWRVWATAPALHWLGLLLLCAAYLQGGLNKLTDFGGAVAEMQHFGLSPAAPLAAAVILGELGAALLVLSGRLRWLGALGLALFTVAATCVANRYWQMQGMERFMAANSFYEHLGLAGAFLLVAWHDLRTPQEGR, encoded by the coding sequence ATGAAACCTGCGCCAAGCGCCCATCCCACCCGCACGCCGCCGCGCTGGCGCGTGTGGGCCACGGCGCCGGCCCTGCACTGGCTGGGACTGTTACTGTTGTGCGCCGCCTATCTGCAGGGTGGCCTGAACAAGCTGACGGATTTCGGCGGCGCCGTCGCCGAAATGCAGCATTTCGGCCTGTCGCCCGCAGCCCCGCTGGCGGCAGCCGTCATTCTGGGCGAGCTGGGCGCGGCGCTGCTGGTGCTCAGCGGCCGCCTGCGCTGGCTGGGCGCATTGGGACTGGCCCTGTTCACCGTGGCCGCCACCTGCGTCGCCAACCGCTATTGGCAGATGCAGGGCATGGAGCGCTTCATGGCGGCCAACAGCTTCTATGAGCATCTGGGCCTGGCCGGCGCTTTCCTGCTGGTGGCCTGGCATGACCTGCGCACGCCTCAGGAGGGACGCTGA
- a CDS encoding YoaK family protein, which yields MAAISPPGSVAPGSSPEDGDGQRGSADMLPPAAPAGKSPPACNGQPASARWCAGTLSFLAGYVDTAGFIALFGLFTAHVTGNFVLLGRALVEPHHDVQLKLLAFPAFIAAVALCHLLVLRWQRPGGNALRRALLLQLGLLLAAAICGWLAAPIRSSDAPLVMLSGLLCTAAMGVQNAYGKLLLPQLAATTVMTGNVTQLVIDAIDAARSPGTARPADQMKLLWPVLSFAAGAFGGALAVSRHGMAALLLPCLLLAVLAVTARRGN from the coding sequence ATGGCCGCCATTTCCCCACCCGGCAGCGTTGCGCCAGGCAGCTCGCCCGAAGACGGCGATGGCCAGCGAGGCAGCGCCGATATGCTTCCGCCGGCCGCACCTGCAGGAAAGAGCCCCCCTGCTTGCAACGGCCAGCCGGCCAGCGCCCGCTGGTGCGCCGGCACGCTGAGCTTCCTCGCGGGCTATGTGGACACGGCCGGCTTTATCGCGCTGTTTGGCCTGTTCACCGCCCACGTCACCGGCAACTTCGTGCTGCTGGGACGGGCGCTGGTCGAGCCGCATCACGATGTGCAGCTCAAGCTCCTGGCCTTCCCGGCCTTTATCGCCGCCGTGGCGCTGTGCCATCTGCTGGTGCTGCGCTGGCAGCGCCCGGGCGGCAATGCGCTGCGGCGCGCCCTGCTGCTGCAACTGGGGCTGCTGCTGGCGGCGGCCATCTGCGGCTGGCTGGCCGCGCCGATCCGCAGCAGCGACGCGCCGCTGGTCATGCTGAGCGGCTTGCTGTGCACGGCGGCCATGGGCGTGCAGAACGCCTACGGCAAGCTGCTGCTGCCGCAACTGGCCGCCACCACGGTCATGACCGGCAATGTGACCCAGCTGGTGATCGACGCCATCGATGCGGCGCGCAGCCCGGGCACGGCGCGTCCGGCGGACCAAATGAAGCTGCTGTGGCCCGTGCTCAGTTTCGCGGCGGGCGCTTTCGGCGGCGCGCTGGCGGTCAGCCGCCACGGCATGGCGGCGCTGCTGCTGCCCTGCCTGCTTCTGGCGGTCCTCGCCGTGACGGCGCGGCGTGGAAACTAA
- a CDS encoding response regulator transcription factor, translated as MEFPAAGSPIRILIVDDHPLLRAGLAETIASQPDMCVAGEAENGVQALAMYPLCRPDVTVMDIAMPEMCGVTALLAIRRDFPAARIVMLTTYKGDAQIQRAVQGGAAGFLLKSSLRRDLLDTIRAVHAGQRRIPSEIAMELAEHMGRGLLSEREAEVLCSAAAGNSNKRIALHLAISEETVKAHMRTILAKLGANDRTHAVTIAFKRGMITL; from the coding sequence ATGGAGTTTCCTGCCGCCGGATCGCCGATCCGCATTCTGATCGTGGACGACCATCCCTTGCTGCGCGCGGGGTTGGCGGAAACGATCGCCAGCCAGCCCGATATGTGCGTGGCGGGCGAGGCGGAAAACGGCGTGCAGGCGCTGGCCATGTATCCGCTCTGCCGTCCCGACGTGACGGTGATGGACATCGCCATGCCGGAAATGTGCGGGGTCACGGCCCTGCTGGCGATCCGCCGCGATTTTCCGGCGGCGCGCATCGTGATGCTGACCACCTACAAAGGCGATGCCCAGATTCAGCGCGCCGTGCAGGGCGGCGCGGCCGGCTTTCTGCTGAAAAGCAGCTTGCGCCGGGATCTGCTCGACACCATCCGCGCCGTGCATGCGGGCCAGCGCCGCATTCCTTCCGAAATCGCGATGGAGCTGGCCGAGCATATGGGCCGCGGCCTGCTGAGCGAGCGTGAAGCCGAAGTGCTGTGCAGCGCGGCGGCCGGCAATTCCAACAAGCGCATCGCGCTGCATCTCGCCATCTCCGAGGAAACGGTGAAGGCGCATATGCGCACCATCCTCGCCAAGCTGGGCGCCAACGACCGTACGCATGCCGTCACCATCGCGTTCAAGCGCGGCATGATCACGCTTTAG
- a CDS encoding DUF1059 domain-containing protein, with the protein MTRKYIDCRDFPSDAHCTVAISADDEDELLAVAVQHAVSVHQHTDSPELRQQIRTMMKDGMPAEHALPGAAAQSGQDSSRPLPH; encoded by the coding sequence ATGACACGCAAATACATTGATTGCCGCGACTTTCCCAGCGATGCCCATTGCACCGTCGCCATTTCGGCCGACGATGAAGATGAGCTGCTGGCCGTCGCCGTGCAGCACGCCGTGAGTGTGCACCAGCACACGGACAGCCCGGAGCTGCGCCAGCAAATCCGTACCATGATGAAGGACGGCATGCCGGCCGAGCATGCGCTGCCGGGTGCCGCCGCGCAGAGCGGCCAGGATAGCAGCCGCCCGCTGCCGCACTAG